The region GGTATGCGGAGCCTCACCAGTTCCTGCCAGCGGCTGGTGCGGTACATGCGGAACATGCTGAGCAGGTTCGGATCGACGCTGCGCAGGCCGAGCGTGGTGTTGGAGATGATCGGGAACACCGCCATGATCACCGCGCAGACGATCAGCGCCCAGGTGGTATCGTTGATCCAGATGATGATCAAAGGCGCGATGGCGACGATGGGCGTCACCTGCATCAGAATCGCGTAGGGAAACAGGCTCATCTCGATCCAGCGACTCTGCACGAACAGCAGCGACGCCAGAACACCCAGCACCACGGCAATGGCGAAGGCCGCGAAGGTTACGCGCAGGGTGACCCAGAGCGCGGTGAGCAGCGGCTTCCAGTCCGCGGCCAGCGCCTCGAAAATGGCAATCGGGCCGGGCAGGATGTAGCGGGGCATCTGCAGAGCGGTAACGATGCCCTCCCATACAATGAGAAACAGCAACCCGACCGCGATCGGCGCGGCGACCCTGACAAAGTTTTCGTTTTGCAGCAGCGGGGTGTGCGGTGCTTTGTTCTGGCTCATGATTTTGCCTCCCGACCCATGCCGCTGGCACGCTCCAGCGCCTGGGAAACCTGACGGCAGTAGCCGGCAAATTCGGTCGATACGCGAAAATCCGAAGAGCGGGGGTAGGGCTGATCGATCTGGATATCATCGACGATGCGCCCCGGCCGCGCGGCCATCACCACCACCCGACTGGACAGGTACACCGCTTCGTACACGCTGTGCGTCACGAACACCACGGTCCAGCCGTTTTTCTGCCAGAGCTTGAGCACGTCGTCATTGAGCTTGTTGCGCGTCATCTCATCCAGCGCGCCGAAGGGTTCGTCCATCAGCAGCAGATTAGGTTCGGTGACCATGGCGCGGGCAATCGAGGCGCGCATCTGCATCCCGCCGGACAGCTCGCGCGGGAAGGAATTGTCAAAACCGGCGAGCCCGACCATCGCCAGGGCCTCATCGATTCGGCGCTCGGCATCCGGCCCGGTATTGTTCTCCAAATCCAGCGGCAGGCGCACGTTCTTGCGCACCCGCGCCCAGGGCATCAGCGTGGCGTTCTGGAACACGAAGGCAAGCTTGCGGCCCTTGTGTCCGACCACGCCGTAATCCTGCTCCCACCAGCGCACCTGCCCGGTCGTGACATCCCCGAGGCCGGCCAGAATGCGCAGCAGGGTACTCTTGCCGCACCCTGATGGGCCGAGCAGGCTGACGAACTCGCCCTGGCCAATGGTCAGGTTCGCACCCTTGAGGGCTATGGTCCCGTTGGCGTAGATCTTGTCGACGTCGGTAGCCTGCAGCACCGGCCGGCCGCGGCTGGGTCGGGCCGCCGGGCTGAACACCGGCGACGCGGCGCGTGCCGGCTCAAGGGGTATCAATGTGGAAATGTTCATGCTTGCTCTCCTGAGCGGCCACCGGGGGTGGCCGCCGGTTGGTCAGGCGCAGTGTTATTTCTGCAGCAGCGGCTGTTCAGGCAGAAAGTCCAGGGTATAGACGTCCTTGATATTCAGATCAGGCGAGGCGAGCTCGGCCTTCACCATGAAGTCGCGCAGCGCTTCCCAGCGCGCATCGGTCATGACGCCCGCGCCACCGGTTTGCGCATCACCGCCGAAGACCAGCCCGTATTCCTTGATCTTCTCGATACCGAAGGCGATCTGCTCGTCGGTCATCTCGGGGTTGTCCTTCTGGATCAGCTCGTTGCCCAGGGTCGGGTCCTCCAGGTAGCTCACCCAGCCCTCCATGGTGGCCTGGACAAACCGCTTGATGAGATCGGGATTCTCCTTGACCAGTTTGGTGGTGGTATCGATGCTCTGGGCATAGGGCGGATA is a window of Pseudomonas sp. gcc21 DNA encoding:
- a CDS encoding ABC transporter ATP-binding protein; its protein translation is MNISTLIPLEPARAASPVFSPAARPSRGRPVLQATDVDKIYANGTIALKGANLTIGQGEFVSLLGPSGCGKSTLLRILAGLGDVTTGQVRWWEQDYGVVGHKGRKLAFVFQNATLMPWARVRKNVRLPLDLENNTGPDAERRIDEALAMVGLAGFDNSFPRELSGGMQMRASIARAMVTEPNLLLMDEPFGALDEMTRNKLNDDVLKLWQKNGWTVVFVTHSVYEAVYLSSRVVVMAARPGRIVDDIQIDQPYPRSSDFRVSTEFAGYCRQVSQALERASGMGREAKS
- a CDS encoding ABC transporter permease; translation: MSQNKAPHTPLLQNENFVRVAAPIAVGLLFLIVWEGIVTALQMPRYILPGPIAIFEALAADWKPLLTALWVTLRVTFAAFAIAVVLGVLASLLFVQSRWIEMSLFPYAILMQVTPIVAIAPLIIIWINDTTWALIVCAVIMAVFPIISNTTLGLRSVDPNLLSMFRMYRTSRWQELVRLRIPGALPYFFGGLRISSGLALIGAVVAEFVAGTGGAKAGLAYMILQSGYNLQIPRMFAALVLITVTGILLFAVMVWLSDQALRNWHESALKVEH